The proteins below are encoded in one region of Thermococcus peptonophilus:
- a CDS encoding type II toxin-antitoxin system RelE family toxin, translating to MSYELILSGKSEKALKKAPPEDRKRIVSALFKLKENPWAMQYKKLRGHPFYRVRVGDWRIIYTVDDEAKIVYVVRLGKREGVYDNL from the coding sequence ATGAGCTATGAACTAATCCTGAGTGGAAAAAGTGAAAAAGCACTAAAAAAAGCTCCTCCTGAAGATAGAAAGCGAATTGTTAGTGCTCTTTTTAAACTGAAGGAGAATCCCTGGGCAATGCAATACAAGAAGCTTAGAGGCCATCCTTTCTATCGTGTCCGCGTTGGAGACTGGAGGATAATATACACCGTGGACGACGAGGCCAAGATCGTTTACGTTGTACGTTTAGGAAAGCGCGAAGGAGTCTATGACAACCTTTGA
- the feoB gene encoding ferrous iron transport protein B yields MAMKVVALAGNPNVGKTTIFNDLTGMRQHVGNWPGVTVEKKEGVFEYKGEKFLVVDLPGTYSLTAHSIDELVARNFLLNGNPDVVVNVVDATAPLRNLLLTMEIFEMGLKNVIIALNKIDLAEKKGIRIDPVKMSKALGVPVVAMSAKEGIGVKELKEEIYEMANGTIKTNPVVPRYDPEVEREIEHIIGCLKDTELEKRYPLRWLAIKLLQRDDEVMKLVLRHIGEENLKEIMTHIGEAEARYGRAMDLIIASQKYEFIDRLTHEFMSYTATGGGGESLTDQLDKILIHPVYGFIALAIVFYGVFKFVFALGLPLQEWLGDLFDSFGQWLAPHIANETLRGLVVDGIIGGVGSVLSFFPLVFLLFFALSILEDVGYMARVAVLMEGIMRKFGLPGKAVIPLILGLGCNVPAVMSTRTLEDERDRLVAMFVNPFIPCSARLSVISFLAGTFFSSNHALVALSVYLIAIAVALLSAWLVSHFVVKGEESPFVIELPEYLIPSWKTVIIHSWERSKEFVKKAGTVILLGAILIWYLSNYPVPIGSGKSYAERLGHFFEPYMRLMGLDWKAAVSLLFGIIAKENVISTYGVIYGTTEAIKIAMTALQAYVLAVVTTLYIPCIATIGAIRAESNWKWALFTTIYMIAVASIVGILIWHAGIALGLS; encoded by the coding sequence ATGGCAATGAAGGTTGTCGCTCTCGCAGGTAATCCAAACGTTGGCAAAACAACGATTTTTAACGACCTGACTGGGATGAGACAGCACGTCGGCAACTGGCCCGGCGTTACGGTCGAGAAAAAGGAGGGTGTTTTCGAGTATAAAGGTGAAAAGTTTCTAGTGGTTGACTTGCCTGGTACGTATTCCCTAACGGCCCATTCTATTGACGAACTTGTTGCGAGGAACTTTCTCCTTAACGGGAACCCCGACGTTGTCGTGAACGTTGTTGATGCGACCGCCCCCCTAAGGAACCTCCTCCTCACAATGGAGATATTTGAGATGGGTCTTAAGAACGTTATCATAGCCCTCAATAAGATCGACCTGGCCGAGAAAAAAGGGATACGGATAGACCCGGTGAAGATGTCAAAGGCGCTCGGAGTTCCGGTCGTAGCGATGAGCGCCAAGGAAGGCATAGGTGTCAAGGAGCTGAAGGAGGAGATATACGAGATGGCCAACGGGACGATAAAAACGAATCCAGTTGTTCCAAGGTACGATCCAGAGGTGGAGCGAGAGATAGAGCACATAATCGGCTGTCTCAAGGATACTGAGCTTGAAAAGCGCTATCCTCTTCGCTGGCTCGCCATAAAGCTTCTCCAGCGTGATGACGAGGTCATGAAGCTCGTCCTCAGGCACATTGGTGAGGAGAATCTGAAGGAGATAATGACCCACATAGGTGAGGCGGAGGCGCGCTACGGCAGGGCGATGGATTTAATCATAGCCAGTCAGAAGTACGAGTTCATAGACAGGCTCACCCACGAGTTCATGAGCTATACTGCCACCGGTGGAGGCGGAGAAAGCCTGACAGACCAGCTTGACAAAATCTTAATACACCCCGTTTACGGCTTCATAGCACTTGCCATAGTCTTCTACGGGGTCTTTAAGTTCGTCTTTGCCCTTGGTTTACCCCTCCAGGAGTGGTTAGGCGACCTTTTTGACTCCTTCGGACAGTGGCTTGCCCCCCACATAGCAAACGAGACTCTCAGGGGCCTGGTAGTTGACGGCATAATCGGTGGCGTGGGGTCGGTGCTCAGCTTCTTCCCGCTGGTTTTCCTCCTGTTCTTTGCCCTATCTATACTAGAAGACGTTGGCTACATGGCCAGGGTAGCGGTGCTGATGGAGGGCATCATGAGGAAGTTCGGCCTCCCTGGAAAGGCCGTGATACCGCTGATCCTCGGCCTCGGCTGCAATGTCCCGGCGGTGATGTCAACTAGGACGCTTGAGGATGAAAGGGACAGGCTGGTTGCAATGTTCGTGAACCCGTTCATCCCCTGTTCTGCCCGCCTGAGCGTGATAAGCTTCCTAGCCGGGACTTTCTTCAGTTCCAACCACGCGCTCGTGGCCTTGAGCGTCTATCTGATAGCGATAGCTGTTGCTCTGCTTTCGGCCTGGCTCGTCAGTCACTTCGTGGTTAAGGGCGAGGAAAGTCCTTTCGTCATTGAGCTCCCCGAGTACCTCATCCCGAGCTGGAAGACGGTGATAATTCACTCCTGGGAGAGGAGCAAGGAGTTCGTGAAGAAAGCCGGAACGGTGATACTCCTTGGTGCAATACTCATCTGGTATCTCAGCAACTACCCAGTTCCCATAGGAAGCGGAAAGAGCTACGCGGAGAGGCTTGGCCACTTCTTTGAGCCCTACATGAGGCTGATGGGCCTTGACTGGAAGGCAGCAGTGAGCCTGCTCTTTGGAATCATAGCCAAGGAAAACGTTATCTCAACCTACGGCGTCATATATGGAACTACGGAGGCAATAAAAATCGCGATGACGGCACTCCAGGCCTACGTTCTCGCCGTCGTCACGACCCTCTACATCCCGTGCATAGCAACCATCGGCGCCATAAGGGCCGAGAGCAACTGGAAGTGGGCGCTATTCACCACGATTTACATGATAGCGGTGGCTTCCATCGTGGGCATTCTAATATGGCATGCGGGCATTGCTCTGGGCCTCTCCTGA
- a CDS encoding sugar phosphate nucleotidyltransferase: MKAVILAGGFGTRLRPISSTRPKPMVPVLGKPNLQYLLENIEKIPEIDEVILSVHYMRGEIREFIDEKMADYPKGIRFVNDPMPLETGGALKNVEEYVSDDFLVIYGDVFTNFNFRELIEAHKNNDGLITVAVTKVYDPERFGVVETDENGKVVHFEEKPHRPKTNLVDAGIYVVNKKVLEEIPKGKEVYFEREVLPKFVARGEVYAYRMPRDAYWVDLGTPDDLFYAHQIAMDEIARDNGYITIREGAEVPEDVEIQGPVYIDEGAKIGHGVKIKAYTYIGPNTIVEDKAYFKRSILIGSDIIKERAELKDTILGEGVVVGKNVIIKENAVVGDYAKIADDLVIYGAKILPWKKVEEYEAYIKIKLDPTKVRPGQYPDRCPLGLPECIYKKFKAIAGEKPPCDECIENQWLF, encoded by the coding sequence ATGAAGGCAGTTATTCTTGCGGGTGGTTTTGGAACCCGCCTCAGGCCGATTTCTTCAACGAGGCCGAAGCCGATGGTTCCAGTCCTCGGAAAGCCGAACCTCCAGTACCTCCTCGAGAACATTGAGAAGATACCCGAGATCGATGAGGTCATTCTCTCAGTCCACTACATGCGCGGCGAGATCAGAGAGTTCATAGACGAGAAGATGGCCGATTATCCAAAGGGTATCCGCTTCGTAAACGACCCGATGCCCCTTGAGACCGGGGGAGCGCTCAAGAACGTGGAGGAATACGTTAGCGACGATTTCCTGGTTATCTATGGTGACGTGTTCACCAACTTCAACTTCAGGGAGCTGATAGAGGCCCACAAGAACAACGACGGGCTGATAACGGTCGCGGTAACCAAGGTCTACGACCCGGAGCGCTTTGGTGTCGTCGAGACTGACGAGAACGGAAAAGTTGTTCACTTCGAGGAGAAGCCCCACAGGCCGAAGACGAACCTCGTGGACGCTGGAATCTACGTCGTGAACAAGAAAGTCCTTGAGGAGATCCCGAAGGGCAAGGAGGTCTACTTCGAGAGGGAAGTCCTTCCCAAGTTCGTGGCCAGGGGCGAGGTTTACGCATACAGGATGCCCAGGGATGCATACTGGGTTGACCTTGGAACACCTGACGACCTCTTCTACGCCCACCAGATAGCCATGGACGAGATAGCGAGGGACAATGGCTACATTACCATCAGGGAAGGTGCTGAAGTCCCAGAGGACGTTGAAATTCAGGGCCCGGTTTACATCGACGAGGGAGCGAAGATCGGCCACGGTGTCAAGATAAAGGCCTACACATACATCGGCCCGAATACAATCGTGGAGGACAAGGCCTACTTTAAGCGCTCGATACTTATTGGCAGCGACATTATCAAAGAGCGTGCCGAGCTGAAGGACACCATCCTCGGCGAGGGCGTCGTCGTTGGTAAGAACGTAATCATCAAGGAGAACGCCGTCGTCGGCGACTACGCAAAGATAGCTGACGATCTGGTCATCTACGGAGCTAAGATACTCCCGTGGAAGAAGGTCGAGGAGTACGAGGCTTACATAAAGATCAAGCTCGATCCGACGAAGGTCAGGCCGGGTCAGTATCCCGACCGCTGTCCGCTAGGCCTTCCGGAGTGTATCTACAAGAAGTTCAAGGCCATCGCAGGCGAGAAGCCGCCGTGTGACGAGTGTATCGAGAATCAGTGGCTGTTCTGA
- the pepQ gene encoding Xaa-Pro dipeptidase PepQ, with protein sequence MRIERLKEFIAEKELDGILITYKPNLFYFTGSAPVLGGYLLVTPDEELFLVPQLEYEEAKENSRVPVEYFKKGADLYEKLKAFNLKRLGIEGRTSYSSVQSLKEKVGVEEFAVVDDVIKELRMVKTPEEIEVIKRACQIADKAMLVAIEEVREGVREREVAAKMEYVMKMEGAEKTAFDTIIASGWRSALPHGIASDKRIERGELVVIDEGALFNHYHSDITRTVVAGSPNEKQREIYEIVLEAQKKGVEEARPGITAKELDTIVRDVIAEYGYGDYFIHSTGHGVGLEIHEWPGINQNDETVLKPGMVITIEPGIYIPKFGGVRIEDTIVITENGAERLTKTERELI encoded by the coding sequence ATGCGGATCGAGAGGCTGAAGGAGTTTATAGCCGAGAAAGAACTTGATGGAATTCTGATAACGTACAAGCCTAACCTCTTCTACTTCACCGGTTCCGCCCCGGTTCTGGGGGGCTACCTCTTGGTTACTCCCGATGAGGAGCTCTTCCTCGTCCCACAGCTCGAGTATGAAGAGGCCAAGGAGAACTCGAGAGTCCCAGTTGAGTATTTCAAGAAAGGGGCTGACCTGTACGAGAAATTGAAGGCCTTCAATCTCAAGAGGCTCGGCATCGAGGGAAGGACGAGCTACTCCAGCGTCCAGAGCCTTAAGGAGAAGGTTGGCGTTGAGGAGTTTGCCGTCGTTGACGATGTCATCAAGGAGCTGAGAATGGTTAAGACGCCCGAGGAGATCGAGGTCATAAAGCGGGCCTGTCAGATAGCGGACAAGGCCATGCTCGTCGCCATAGAAGAGGTGCGTGAGGGGGTCAGGGAGAGGGAAGTCGCGGCCAAGATGGAGTACGTTATGAAGATGGAGGGGGCTGAAAAGACGGCATTCGACACGATAATAGCAAGCGGCTGGCGCTCGGCACTTCCGCACGGAATAGCGAGCGACAAGAGAATTGAGAGGGGAGAGCTCGTTGTCATCGACGAGGGGGCACTCTTCAACCACTACCACTCCGACATAACGAGGACCGTCGTAGCCGGCTCGCCAAACGAGAAGCAGAGGGAAATCTACGAGATTGTCCTTGAGGCACAGAAGAAGGGCGTCGAAGAGGCAAGGCCAGGGATAACCGCCAAAGAGCTTGACACAATAGTCAGGGACGTAATAGCGGAATACGGCTATGGAGACTACTTCATCCACTCGACTGGTCACGGTGTCGGCCTTGAGATACACGAGTGGCCCGGGATAAACCAGAACGACGAGACCGTTCTCAAGCCGGGGATGGTGATAACCATCGAGCCTGGCATCTACATCCCAAAGTTCGGTGGGGTAAGGATAGAGGACACGATAGTCATAACCGAAAACGGCGCCGAGAGGCTCACGAAGACGGAGAGGGAGCTGATCTGA
- a CDS encoding tRNA (guanine(10)-N(2))-dimethyltransferase, translating into MKLVEVKEGLARILVPKAERIYDAPVFYNPIMSLNRDISVLAVKVLGPKGVLDALSATGIRGIRYALETPAEEVWLNDINEEAYGLMKKNVGLNIGGELYEEGDRSYLWGEKIVVINRGDANRLMAENFRYFDFLDLDPFGSPVEFLDTALRSVRRNGVLAVTATDTGVLCGAYRNACLRKYLAEPIRGPLCHEAGLRILIGTIVRYAAKYDLGVGVLLAYHRDHYFRVFLRLESGAKKADRSVSQLGYLWADKSGRFEYRRGFLPDKPGASGPLWLGPLKDESFVEKLIESAKDHPLAHKKTLPFIQLISEELDVPFHYDTHTLARACSLTPPKLDVIIQRLKDLGYSATKTHFSPTSVKTDAPFRVVAEVMKNVQAD; encoded by the coding sequence ATGAAGCTTGTGGAGGTAAAGGAAGGTCTCGCGAGGATCCTCGTACCAAAGGCAGAGAGAATATACGATGCCCCCGTCTTTTACAATCCCATAATGTCCCTGAACAGAGATATAAGCGTTCTCGCGGTTAAGGTTCTTGGGCCGAAGGGGGTTCTAGATGCACTCTCCGCAACGGGAATCAGGGGCATACGCTACGCCCTTGAAACTCCCGCTGAGGAAGTATGGTTGAACGACATCAATGAGGAAGCCTACGGGCTTATGAAGAAGAACGTGGGCCTTAACATCGGGGGGGAGCTCTACGAAGAGGGTGACAGGTCGTACCTCTGGGGAGAGAAGATCGTCGTCATAAACAGGGGCGACGCCAACAGGCTGATGGCCGAGAACTTCAGGTACTTTGACTTCCTTGACCTCGATCCCTTTGGCTCGCCAGTAGAGTTCCTCGACACCGCCCTCAGGAGCGTAAGGCGGAACGGCGTTCTGGCGGTAACTGCTACAGACACCGGCGTCCTGTGCGGCGCCTACAGGAACGCCTGCTTGAGGAAATACCTCGCGGAACCGATAAGGGGTCCCCTCTGCCACGAGGCGGGGCTCAGGATACTCATTGGAACCATCGTTAGGTACGCGGCCAAGTATGACTTGGGTGTTGGAGTCCTGTTGGCTTATCATCGAGACCACTATTTCCGGGTCTTTTTAAGACTGGAGAGCGGAGCGAAGAAGGCGGACAGAAGCGTTTCCCAGCTCGGCTACCTATGGGCCGACAAAAGTGGAAGGTTCGAGTACAGAAGAGGTTTTTTACCAGACAAACCAGGGGCGAGCGGCCCGCTCTGGCTCGGCCCATTGAAGGACGAAAGTTTCGTCGAGAAACTTATTGAATCTGCCAAAGACCACCCGCTCGCCCACAAGAAGACGCTGCCGTTCATCCAGCTCATCTCAGAAGAGCTCGACGTTCCCTTCCACTACGACACGCACACCCTAGCTAGAGCCTGCTCCCTGACTCCACCGAAGCTTGATGTCATAATCCAGCGCCTTAAAGATCTTGGATATAGTGCCACGAAGACCCACTTTTCCCCAACCTCTGTGAAAACTGACGCTCCCTTCAGAGTGGTTGCGGAGGTGATGAAGAATGTCCAGGCTGATTGA
- a CDS encoding mRNA surveillance protein pelota, protein MQILEEKPKEGKVKVKAETLDDLWHLYHIIDPGDIVYAKTLRKQAQRADSLRAEKVEVIPVFLGVKAEKINFHKFANQVRVTGPIVYASREDVPLGKYHTIAIEQGTVVTIQKPRWKEHHIERLREAVKASKRARVMIVVIDDGEADMALVREYGVEILNSIHHNLGGKRYNTDRESEEMKFFHDVAKTMEEVMKRENVEKAIVAGPGFVKEDFYKFLKEKYPELAKKVVIEDTSVTGRTGIYEVIKRGVVDRVYQENRVAKEVQLVEKVLENIARNNGLVAYGLKEVEEAVNYGAVETLLVLDELLKGELREKVEELMDAVRYSRGEVVVVSSEHEGGEKLKALGGLAALLRFRVK, encoded by the coding sequence ATGCAGATACTCGAAGAGAAGCCCAAGGAAGGCAAGGTCAAGGTGAAGGCGGAAACCCTTGACGACCTCTGGCACCTCTACCACATAATAGACCCCGGCGACATCGTCTACGCCAAAACCCTCAGGAAGCAGGCCCAGAGGGCTGATTCATTAAGGGCAGAGAAGGTTGAGGTTATCCCAGTTTTCCTAGGCGTTAAAGCGGAGAAGATAAACTTCCACAAGTTCGCCAACCAGGTGCGCGTTACTGGCCCTATAGTCTACGCCAGCAGGGAGGACGTTCCGCTCGGCAAGTACCACACGATAGCGATAGAGCAGGGAACCGTCGTGACAATCCAGAAGCCGCGGTGGAAGGAGCACCACATTGAGAGGCTCAGGGAGGCCGTTAAGGCCTCAAAGAGGGCGCGCGTAATGATAGTGGTTATTGACGATGGCGAGGCCGATATGGCGCTCGTGAGAGAGTACGGGGTTGAGATACTCAACAGCATACACCACAACCTCGGCGGGAAGAGATACAACACAGATAGAGAGAGCGAGGAGATGAAGTTCTTCCACGATGTGGCGAAGACGATGGAAGAAGTGATGAAGCGAGAGAACGTCGAGAAGGCCATCGTTGCAGGCCCGGGCTTTGTGAAAGAGGACTTCTACAAGTTCCTGAAGGAAAAGTACCCTGAGCTGGCTAAGAAGGTCGTTATAGAGGACACCAGCGTCACGGGAAGGACGGGCATCTATGAGGTCATAAAGCGCGGGGTCGTTGATAGGGTCTATCAGGAAAACCGCGTGGCGAAGGAAGTCCAGCTGGTTGAGAAAGTCCTTGAAAATATTGCCAGGAACAACGGGCTGGTTGCCTACGGTCTTAAGGAAGTCGAAGAAGCGGTGAACTACGGCGCGGTTGAGACCCTGTTGGTCCTCGACGAGCTCCTCAAGGGCGAACTCAGAGAGAAGGTCGAGGAGCTGATGGACGCTGTGAGGTACTCCCGCGGAGAGGTAGTTGTGGTCAGCTCGGAGCACGAAGGGGGAGAAAAGCTGAAGGCCTTGGGTGGGCTTGCGGCACTGCTGAGGTTCAGGGTGAAGTAG
- a CDS encoding DUF7411 family protein, whose translation MLAEVIEDTRRFAEKRGLFEKQILMLFSGGKDSSLALHILKEAGLEVSALTFFHRWSWKETLRWAMKFTKKLGVEHYLVDVTEGLLREAAGRKGPVCINCKKVMLWNAKWFALNNGFDVLAKGDNANDKIIGALLDQCEGDIQLCEIPRIGIPFFRPLIKYPADVVERLAEEAGIRPYRMYEHARRRQWREGCPLQYIDKEQIVTPQLMDLAYKVNYEVSKVARRRKVRVSVRVPSFEIMCWDCDEETLEEVRSIIRRFGGNVGAPARKAEK comes from the coding sequence ATGCTCGCGGAAGTCATAGAAGACACAAGAAGATTTGCCGAAAAAAGGGGTCTTTTCGAAAAACAGATTCTTATGCTGTTCTCTGGGGGAAAAGACAGTTCTCTAGCCCTCCACATCCTAAAAGAAGCGGGCCTCGAAGTCTCGGCTCTCACCTTCTTCCACCGCTGGAGCTGGAAAGAAACCCTAAGATGGGCGATGAAATTCACCAAGAAGCTCGGCGTCGAGCACTACCTCGTGGACGTAACAGAGGGCCTCCTCCGCGAGGCTGCCGGCAGAAAAGGGCCGGTCTGCATCAACTGCAAGAAGGTGATGCTCTGGAATGCCAAGTGGTTCGCCCTCAACAACGGCTTCGACGTTTTAGCCAAAGGCGATAATGCGAACGACAAGATAATCGGCGCCCTCCTCGACCAGTGCGAGGGGGACATCCAGCTCTGCGAGATCCCGAGAATTGGTATCCCGTTCTTCCGCCCTCTGATAAAGTATCCCGCCGACGTCGTTGAGAGACTCGCAGAAGAAGCAGGGATAAGGCCCTACCGCATGTATGAGCACGCGAGGCGGAGACAGTGGAGAGAGGGCTGTCCGCTCCAGTACATAGACAAGGAACAAATAGTAACTCCCCAACTCATGGATTTAGCCTACAAGGTGAACTATGAAGTGAGCAAGGTAGCGAGGAGGAGAAAGGTCAGGGTGAGCGTTCGCGTCCCGAGCTTCGAGATAATGTGCTGGGACTGCGACGAGGAGACGCTGGAGGAGGTCAGGTCGATAATCAGGCGCTTTGGAGGGAACGTTGGTGCTCCCGCTAGGAAAGCTGAGAAATGA
- a CDS encoding 50S ribosomal protein L35ae, with protein sequence MRKAVVLSYAGSHEHRDPNRVILKPLDVNDRGNAARLIGRRVVWRTPTGRKLIGKIVRTHGTRGEVKAVFKPGLPGQALGDYVEIL encoded by the coding sequence GTGAGGAAGGCCGTCGTTCTGTCCTACGCTGGGTCCCACGAGCACAGGGATCCAAACAGAGTGATTCTCAAGCCGCTCGACGTCAACGACAGGGGCAACGCGGCGAGGCTCATCGGCAGGAGGGTTGTCTGGAGGACTCCAACTGGGAGGAAGCTCATCGGAAAGATCGTCAGGACTCACGGTACCCGCGGCGAGGTTAAGGCAGTCTTCAAGCCCGGCCTTCCGGGTCAGGCCCTTGGCGACTACGTTGAAATCCTCTGA
- a CDS encoding FeoA family protein, translating into MIVPLSSLKPGERGIVVNIQGGPGFRNRLLGMGITPGAIVQVIEAYNPGPVIVNISGTRFAVGWGMASRILVRKL; encoded by the coding sequence ATGATCGTTCCATTGAGTTCGCTAAAGCCGGGGGAGAGGGGGATCGTCGTTAACATCCAAGGCGGTCCGGGGTTTCGGAACAGACTACTTGGAATGGGAATAACGCCCGGTGCAATAGTCCAGGTCATCGAAGCTTACAACCCGGGTCCAGTTATTGTCAATATTAGCGGAACTCGGTTTGCCGTAGGATGGGGTATGGCCTCGAGAATCCTTGTAAGGAAGCTTTAG
- a CDS encoding DUF4870 domain-containing protein, whose translation MEEAPTEASLKRTSLGLDENVEGLLAYLLWWVSGIILLLLEKESDLVRFHAMQSTIIFLPLWIAIKIFSYIPLLGWIIADLLGLIGLIVWIVGMVKAYQGERYKFPIAGDLAEQWLGKVEV comes from the coding sequence ATGGAAGAAGCACCAACTGAGGCATCACTAAAGAGGACTTCTCTCGGCCTTGATGAGAACGTCGAGGGACTGCTTGCATACCTGTTGTGGTGGGTTAGCGGGATAATACTCCTGCTCCTTGAGAAGGAAAGCGATCTCGTCCGTTTCCATGCTATGCAGTCAACGATAATCTTTCTTCCGCTGTGGATTGCCATCAAGATCTTCTCGTACATACCACTCCTCGGCTGGATTATCGCGGATCTCCTCGGTTTAATAGGCCTTATTGTCTGGATTGTCGGCATGGTCAAGGCCTACCAGGGGGAGCGCTACAAGTTCCCAATCGCGGGAGACCTGGCAGAACAGTGGCTCGGCAAGGTGGAGGTCTGA
- a CDS encoding HAD family hydrolase — protein sequence MVVYLFDFDGTLVDSTGAVEKALRIAIEKTIPAVIESDLYDEYYKALFLFIKGKLTYQHLGVIHELVAQGTIHEYYRQMPKYIKDFPHARRVIRTLRKRGRTVISFSGEHTYPGGKVIFLKRTKWYDEFDEVITFKSTKDMLTKFETLRELYPDEPFVWIDDSPSRFTYILDENTLLVQKASPHKSDVALLFERQNFLKIKSLREVLDIDEGLSEFL from the coding sequence GTGGTCGTCTATCTCTTTGATTTCGATGGAACCCTTGTGGACAGCACCGGCGCCGTCGAGAAGGCCCTGCGGATAGCCATCGAGAAGACAATCCCTGCGGTGATAGAGAGCGACCTCTACGACGAGTACTATAAGGCGCTGTTCCTCTTTATAAAGGGCAAACTAACATACCAGCATCTCGGAGTCATCCACGAGCTCGTCGCTCAAGGTACAATACACGAGTACTACCGTCAAATGCCCAAGTACATCAAAGACTTTCCACACGCGAGGAGAGTCATCAGAACTCTAAGAAAGCGCGGGAGAACGGTTATCAGCTTCTCCGGCGAGCACACCTATCCAGGCGGCAAGGTAATATTCCTCAAGAGGACAAAGTGGTACGACGAGTTCGACGAGGTGATCACCTTTAAGAGCACCAAGGATATGCTCACGAAGTTTGAGACCCTTAGGGAACTTTATCCGGACGAACCATTTGTTTGGATCGACGACAGCCCCAGCAGGTTCACGTACATCCTCGATGAAAACACCCTGCTCGTCCAAAAGGCATCGCCCCATAAGAGCGACGTTGCCCTGCTCTTCGAGAGGCAGAATTTCCTGAAAATAAAGTCACTGAGAGAGGTGCTCGACATAGATGAGGGCCTCTCGGAGTTTCTGTGA
- a CDS encoding winged helix-turn-helix transcriptional regulator produces MGKLEDVLELIKAGVTNEREIAEKLGISVNEVEDIIKILESLGYVEKVEFGSKACETCPLKKVCYGSCLRPTGARAFKLTEKAFSLEK; encoded by the coding sequence ATGGGAAAGCTTGAAGACGTTCTGGAGCTGATAAAAGCTGGTGTCACGAACGAGCGTGAAATCGCTGAGAAGCTCGGAATCTCCGTTAACGAGGTGGAGGACATCATAAAGATCCTTGAGAGTCTCGGGTACGTTGAGAAAGTGGAGTTCGGCTCAAAGGCTTGCGAGACCTGTCCTTTGAAGAAGGTCTGCTACGGTTCGTGTTTGAGACCCACCGGAGCTAGAGCGTTCAAACTGACCGAGAAGGCCTTCTCTCTGGAGAAGTAG
- a CDS encoding AIR synthase family protein, with protein sequence MLPLGKLRNDLLREVVFPNLGVEDSKVIHGPREGFDSAVLEYNDDHYLVVATDPILGVPEETFGFFAYHFASSDVAVFGARPRWLVVDLLFPEGTSREFLEATMKDLNAECHKYGSTIIGGHTGVYPSISEPTATTTAMGIVRKSQLKLPLAKPGDRIVVTAKVGLEFAVSAAYFRADELSKVLSKKELMRLKRSFYFETVVPDALIAKPFVRGMHDATEGGLTALHEIADNSGVGFRVHPEKLHIDPLVKKVLEFYDLEPWSVSSTGTLIAITPPEKVNSLITELLKNGILAFELGEFTEEKDRVLVEGNEERPFPEFTEDPYTMLYKRRGRN encoded by the coding sequence GTGCTCCCGCTAGGAAAGCTGAGAAATGATCTCCTTCGCGAGGTCGTCTTTCCCAATCTTGGAGTGGAAGATAGTAAGGTAATCCACGGGCCGAGAGAGGGATTTGACTCGGCTGTTCTTGAATACAACGATGACCACTACCTCGTGGTCGCCACCGACCCCATACTCGGCGTTCCAGAGGAGACCTTCGGCTTTTTCGCCTACCACTTTGCTTCAAGTGATGTGGCGGTTTTCGGGGCAAGGCCGAGGTGGCTCGTCGTTGACCTCCTCTTCCCCGAAGGGACTTCGAGGGAATTCCTTGAGGCAACGATGAAAGACCTAAACGCGGAATGCCATAAGTACGGCTCGACAATAATCGGCGGCCACACCGGTGTTTATCCGAGCATCTCCGAGCCAACGGCGACAACGACGGCGATGGGGATAGTTAGGAAAAGCCAGCTGAAACTTCCCCTCGCCAAGCCCGGGGACAGAATAGTAGTAACCGCCAAGGTCGGCCTCGAATTTGCGGTTTCGGCGGCCTATTTCAGGGCTGATGAACTCTCAAAAGTTCTTAGTAAGAAAGAGCTCATGAGGCTCAAGCGCTCCTTCTATTTCGAAACTGTTGTTCCTGACGCACTAATCGCTAAACCCTTCGTGAGGGGCATGCACGACGCAACGGAGGGCGGTTTAACGGCCCTCCACGAGATAGCGGACAACTCTGGAGTTGGCTTCAGAGTCCACCCGGAAAAGCTCCACATTGACCCGCTCGTGAAGAAGGTGCTGGAGTTCTATGACCTTGAACCCTGGAGCGTCTCCTCAACGGGGACGCTGATAGCCATAACGCCTCCAGAAAAAGTTAATTCCCTAATTACAGAATTACTTAAAAATGGAATTCTAGCATTTGAGCTGGGCGAGTTCACGGAAGAGAAGGACAGGGTTCTGGTTGAAGGAAACGAAGAAAGACCGTTCCCAGAGTTTACAGAAGATCCCTACACCATGCTATACAAGAGAAGGGGGAGAAATTGA